The Desulfuromonadales bacterium genomic interval CGGCGGCCGATGAGGCCGGCAGCCGTTACCTGCCGCGGGCAACGCTGAGTGAAAACCTGGTCTGGACCGACGAGCCGGCCGGCAGCCTCTTCATCTCCCTGAATCAGGAAGACCTTAAGCTGAGCAACACCGCCGATGCCTTTAATGCCCCCCCCTCACGCAAGGACTTCGAAACCCGGCTGACGGTCGAACAGCCCCTTTACGACCCGGATATCGCCTACGGGCGGCGCCGGGCAGAAAAGCTGGCAGAGGCCGCTCTGGCCGGGGCCGAATGGAGCGCCGAGCAGGCCGCCTTCGCCGCCTTTCGGGCCTACCTGGAGGTGCAGCAGGCGGAGGCGGCGCTGGCCTGGAGCGATAGTTCCCAGCGCGAGGCCGAGGAGACCGTTCGCCTGGCCGCCGAACGCCACGCCGCCGGCGTCGGCCTCAAAGCGGATCTGCTGCGGGCCCGAGTCCAGTTGTCCGAGGCTTCGCGGCGCCTGACCACGACGAAAAACGACCAGATCCTGGCCCGCCGGGGGTTGGCTTTGGCGATGGGCAGGGAGAACGGGGACGTGGAGATTGCCGGCACCCTGCATCCGGAGCAGCTGGCAGCACTGGACACGCCCAGGCTGCTGCAGCGTGCCGACCTGCAGGCGGTCGCCCTTGAGGCCGAGGAGGCCGGACTCGCCTGGCGGCAGAGCCGCGCCGCCTGGCTGCCACGGGCCGATCTCTCCGCCTCCTACGCACTGCATGATGCCGAAACGCCCTTCGGGACTGACGCCGGCAGCTGGGCGCTGCGGGCCGGCCTGAGCTGGGAACTGTATGACGGCGGTCGCCGCGGACACAGCCGCCGAGGGGCCGCCGCCCTGAAGCAGGTCGCCGAATCCCGCCGCCTGGAGGCGACGCGCCAGGCTCGGTTCCGGGTGGAGGAGGCACAGCTGCGGGCGGCTGAGGCGAAGGCGAACCTGGAAACCGCCCGCCAGGCGGTGGCTGAAGCCGAGGAGAGCCAGCGCCTGCTGCGCGAGCGCTACGCGGCGGGGCTGGTGGAGCTCTCCGAACTGCTGACGGCGCAGACCGCCCTTGACCGGGCGCGGCTCGATGCCGTGGAGGCCGAGGGCCGGCTGCTGCTGGCTCTGGGCAACATCCGCTTTCAGAGCGGGACCTTTGTGCAGACCTTCCTGCCCCATGAGGAGCCTTCGCTGTGAACAAGACCCTATTCAGTTCTCTCCTTCTCTGCCTGCTGCTGGCCGCCTGCGGCCGTGACATCGAGCCGGGAGCGACCCCGGCGCAGCGCCCCGTGGTTCGTGGTCTGTCGCTGACGACTGTCGCTTCGACCGCGCTGCCCGAAGCCGAAACGTTTGTCGGAACCGTGGAGAGCCCCGACCGCGGCGTGCTGGCGGCA includes:
- a CDS encoding TolC family protein — encoded protein: MRPEVLVLMGLLLLPATAIAETVEFEQALREAVALRPQAMAARQQAVAARAAADEAGSRYLPRATLSENLVWTDEPAGSLFISLNQEDLKLSNTADAFNAPPSRKDFETRLTVEQPLYDPDIAYGRRRAEKLAEAALAGAEWSAEQAAFAAFRAYLEVQQAEAALAWSDSSQREAEETVRLAAERHAAGVGLKADLLRARVQLSEASRRLTTTKNDQILARRGLALAMGRENGDVEIAGTLHPEQLAALDTPRLLQRADLQAVALEAEEAGLAWRQSRAAWLPRADLSASYALHDAETPFGTDAGSWALRAGLSWELYDGGRRGHSRRGAAALKQVAESRRLEATRQARFRVEEAQLRAAEAKANLETARQAVAEAEESQRLLRERYAAGLVELSELLTAQTALDRARLDAVEAEGRLLLALGNIRFQSGTFVQTFLPHEEPSL